The Streptomyces nitrosporeus genome includes a window with the following:
- a CDS encoding DUF485 domain-containing protein codes for MATEAPPPQGSADNSPVQPTTEAFVQAQRSPEFAELRRSHRSFAFPLTIGFVVWYLLYVLLSSYAGDFMGTKVVANFNVAFVFGLAQFATTFLIAWFYSRHAAKQLDPKAEAIKSRLEADA; via the coding sequence GTGGCCACCGAAGCACCACCGCCCCAGGGCAGCGCGGACAACAGTCCGGTACAACCGACCACCGAGGCGTTCGTCCAGGCGCAGCGGAGCCCGGAGTTCGCCGAACTGCGCCGGTCCCACCGGTCGTTCGCCTTCCCGCTGACCATCGGCTTCGTCGTCTGGTACCTGCTCTACGTGCTGCTGTCGAGCTATGCCGGCGACTTCATGGGCACCAAGGTCGTCGCCAACTTCAACGTGGCCTTCGTCTTCGGCCTGGCCCAGTTCGCCACCACGTTCCTCATCGCCTGGTTCTACTCGCGCCACGCCGCGAAGCAGCTCGACCCCAAGGCGGAGGCCATCAAGTCCCGTCTGGAGGCCGACGCATGA
- a CDS encoding solute symporter family protein, whose protein sequence is MSAVHHSHSVVQLAASSTTEHRPLIISLFAVFVAATLAITVWAGRQTKSASDFYAGGRQFTAFQNGLAVSGDYMSAASFLGIAGAIALFGYDGFLYSIGFLVAWLVALLLVAEPLRNSGRYTMGDVLAYRMRQRPVRTAAGVSTIVVSIFYLLAQMAGAGVLVALLLGITSDAGKVLIVALVGVLMIVYVTIGGMKGTTWVQMVKAVLLIAGALLMTFMVLWKFDFNVSDLLGTAAEKSGHGASFLEPGLKYGVTDVSKLDFISLGIALVLGTAGLPHILIRFYTVPTAKAARKSVNWAIGIIGAFYLMTIALGFGAAALIGPDEIKAKNPAGNAAAPQLAEYLGGVGTTGGAVLLAVISAVAFATILAVVAGLTLASSSSFAHDIYANVIRKGKATEKEEMRAARWATVAIGVVSIALGAMARDLNVAGLVALAFAVAASANLPTILYSLFWKRFTTQGALWSIYGGLASSVLLVLFSPVVSGKASSMFPDVDFAWFPLENPGLISIPLGFLLGWLGSVLSKEEPDAAKYAELEVKSLTGTGAH, encoded by the coding sequence ATGAGCGCCGTACACCATTCCCACTCCGTCGTCCAGCTCGCCGCCTCGTCCACGACCGAGCACCGGCCGCTGATCATCAGCCTTTTCGCCGTGTTCGTCGCCGCGACCCTGGCCATCACCGTCTGGGCCGGACGCCAGACCAAGAGCGCCTCCGACTTCTACGCGGGCGGGCGCCAGTTCACCGCCTTCCAGAACGGCCTCGCCGTCTCCGGCGACTACATGTCGGCGGCGTCCTTCCTCGGCATCGCCGGCGCCATCGCGCTCTTCGGATACGACGGCTTCCTCTACTCCATCGGCTTCCTCGTCGCCTGGCTGGTCGCCCTGCTGCTCGTCGCCGAGCCGCTGCGCAACTCCGGCCGCTACACCATGGGCGACGTCCTCGCCTACCGCATGCGCCAGCGGCCCGTCCGCACCGCCGCCGGTGTCTCCACCATCGTCGTCTCGATCTTCTACCTGCTGGCCCAGATGGCCGGCGCCGGCGTCCTCGTCGCGCTGCTGCTCGGTATCACCAGTGACGCCGGCAAGGTCCTCATCGTGGCGCTGGTCGGCGTACTCATGATCGTCTACGTCACCATCGGCGGGATGAAGGGCACCACCTGGGTGCAGATGGTCAAGGCCGTCCTGCTCATCGCGGGCGCCCTGCTGATGACCTTCATGGTGCTGTGGAAGTTCGACTTCAACGTCTCGGACCTGCTGGGCACCGCCGCCGAGAAGAGCGGACACGGCGCCTCGTTCCTGGAGCCGGGCCTCAAGTACGGCGTCACCGACGTCTCCAAACTGGACTTCATCTCCCTGGGCATCGCCCTGGTCCTCGGCACCGCGGGCCTGCCGCACATCCTGATCCGCTTCTACACCGTGCCGACCGCCAAGGCCGCCCGGAAGTCCGTGAACTGGGCCATCGGCATCATCGGCGCCTTCTACCTCATGACGATCGCCCTCGGCTTCGGCGCCGCGGCCCTGATCGGCCCGGACGAGATCAAGGCGAAGAACCCGGCGGGCAACGCCGCCGCGCCGCAGCTCGCCGAATACCTCGGCGGTGTCGGCACCACCGGCGGCGCCGTCCTGCTCGCCGTCATCTCCGCGGTCGCCTTCGCGACCATCCTCGCCGTCGTCGCGGGCCTCACCCTCGCCTCCTCGTCCTCCTTCGCCCACGACATCTACGCCAACGTCATCCGCAAGGGGAAGGCCACCGAGAAGGAGGAGATGCGCGCGGCCCGCTGGGCCACCGTCGCGATCGGCGTCGTCTCCATCGCGCTGGGCGCCATGGCCCGCGACCTCAACGTCGCCGGACTCGTCGCCCTGGCCTTCGCCGTCGCCGCGTCGGCCAACCTCCCCACCATCCTCTACAGCCTCTTCTGGAAGCGCTTCACCACCCAGGGCGCCCTCTGGTCCATCTACGGCGGTCTCGCCTCGTCCGTCCTCCTCGTGCTGTTCTCGCCGGTCGTCTCCGGCAAGGCCAGCTCGATGTTCCCGGACGTCGACTTCGCCTGGTTCCCCCTGGAGAACCCCGGCCTGATCTCCATCCCGCTGGGCTTCCTGCTCGGCTGGCTCGGCTCGGTGCTCTCCAAGGAGGAGCCCGACGCCGCCAAGTACGCCGAACTCGAGGTCAAGTCCCTCACCGGCACCGGCGCCCACTGA
- the moaA gene encoding GTP 3',8-cyclase MoaA → MLIDTYGRVATDLRVSLTDRCNLRCTYCMPEEGLQWLAKPDLLSDDEIVRLIRIAVTVLGVTEVRFTGGEPLLRPGLVSLVERCAALEPRPRMSLTTNGIGLERTAAALKAAGLDRVNVSLDTLRPDVFKTLTRRDRHKDVLNGLRAAREAGLTPVKVNSVLMPGLNDDEAPDLLAWAVENDYELRFIEQMPLDAQHGWKRDGMITAGDILTSLRTRFTLTGEDDGERGSAPAERWRVDGGPHRVGVIASVTRPFCRACDRTRLTADGQVRTCLFAREETDLRGALRAGAPDEEIAAVWKRAMWGKKAGSGLDDPSFLQPDRPMSAIGG, encoded by the coding sequence TTGCTCATCGACACCTACGGCCGGGTCGCCACCGACCTGCGTGTCTCGCTGACCGACAGGTGCAATCTGCGCTGCACCTACTGCATGCCCGAAGAAGGCCTGCAGTGGCTGGCCAAACCGGACCTGCTCAGCGACGACGAGATCGTCCGGCTCATCCGCATCGCCGTCACCGTGCTCGGCGTCACCGAGGTCCGCTTCACCGGCGGGGAACCGCTGCTGCGCCCCGGGCTCGTCTCCCTCGTGGAGCGGTGCGCCGCTCTCGAACCCCGTCCGAGGATGTCCCTCACCACCAACGGCATCGGCCTCGAACGCACCGCCGCCGCGCTGAAGGCGGCGGGTCTCGACCGGGTCAACGTCTCCCTGGACACCCTGCGCCCGGACGTCTTCAAGACCCTCACCCGCCGCGACCGCCACAAGGACGTCCTGAACGGCCTGCGCGCCGCCCGGGAAGCCGGACTCACCCCGGTCAAGGTCAACTCCGTCCTGATGCCCGGCCTCAACGACGACGAGGCCCCCGACCTCCTCGCCTGGGCCGTCGAGAACGACTACGAACTCCGCTTCATCGAGCAGATGCCGCTCGACGCCCAGCACGGCTGGAAACGCGACGGAATGATCACCGCGGGAGACATCCTCACCTCGCTGCGCACCCGCTTCACCCTCACCGGGGAAGACGACGGCGAGCGCGGATCCGCGCCCGCCGAGCGCTGGAGGGTGGACGGCGGGCCGCACCGCGTCGGCGTCATCGCCTCGGTGACCCGCCCCTTCTGCCGCGCCTGCGACCGCACCCGGCTCACCGCCGACGGCCAGGTCCGCACCTGCCTGTTCGCCCGCGAGGAGACCGACCTGCGCGGAGCCCTGCGGGCGGGCGCCCCCGACGAGGAGATCGCCGCGGTCTGGAAGCGCGCGATGTGGGGCAAGAAGGCGGGCTCCGGACTGGACGACCCGTCCTTCCTCCAGCCCGACCGCCCGATGTCCGCGATCGGCGGCTGA
- a CDS encoding DUF3099 domain-containing protein, with protein sequence MVGKRKGAEVFRITGARQGLAEDVRGRQRRYIISMSVRTLSVVLAAALWNVERHVAVVGLALGVLLPYVAVVIANAGRENAASLPSTFVPASVRPALGTADPVGGAAPVPHSGTPGTAGGASAAE encoded by the coding sequence ATGGTGGGGAAGCGAAAAGGCGCGGAGGTGTTCCGGATCACGGGCGCCCGGCAGGGCCTCGCCGAGGACGTGCGCGGCAGACAGCGGCGCTACATCATCTCGATGTCCGTGCGGACCCTCTCGGTGGTGCTGGCCGCGGCGCTGTGGAACGTGGAGCGGCATGTGGCGGTGGTGGGGCTCGCCCTGGGTGTCCTGCTCCCCTATGTGGCGGTCGTCATCGCCAACGCGGGCCGTGAGAACGCCGCTTCGCTCCCTTCGACATTCGTGCCCGCGTCCGTGCGGCCCGCTCTCGGTACGGCCGACCCGGTGGGCGGGGCGGCTCCCGTCCCGCATTCCGGGACACCGGGTACCGCCGGTGGTGCGTCCGCGGCGGAGTGA
- a CDS encoding GlsB/YeaQ/YmgE family stress response membrane protein: protein MGWLWAIIVGLVLGVIARAILPGKQSIPLWLTVVFGILGGILGNAVAGWIGVRHTNGIDWIRHVLQLLGAIAVVGVGDMVWQSIRGNRQRT from the coding sequence ATGGGCTGGTTGTGGGCAATCATCGTGGGTCTGGTGCTGGGTGTGATCGCCCGGGCCATCCTGCCGGGCAAGCAGAGCATCCCTCTCTGGCTGACGGTGGTGTTCGGCATCCTGGGCGGCATCCTCGGCAACGCCGTCGCCGGCTGGATCGGCGTCCGCCACACCAACGGCATCGACTGGATACGCCATGTGCTCCAGCTGCTCGGCGCGATCGCCGTCGTCGGGGTCGGCGACATGGTCTGGCAGTCCATCCGGGGCAACAGACAGCGGACCTGA
- the tyrS gene encoding tyrosine--tRNA ligase: MTDIVDELKWRGLFAQSTDEDALRKALADGPVTFYCGFDPTAASLHVGHLVQVLTMRRLQLAGLKPLALVGGATGQIGDPRPTAERTLNDPETIAAWVERLRGQIEPFLTFEGPNAATMVNNLDWTAGLSAIEFLRDIGKHFRVNKMLTKDSVARRLESQEGISYTEFSYQLLQGMDFLELYRRHGCTLQQGGSDQWGNLTAGIDLIHRLEPGAEVHALATPLMVKADGTKFGKSESGAVWLDPEMTTPYAFYQFWLNVDDRDISTYMRILSFRSREELQELEQLTLERPQARSAQRALAEELTTLVHGGAQCAAVIAASKALFGQGDLGELDEATLGAALSEVPHARVTELGPVVDLLVEVGLSASKSAARRTVKEGGAYVNNAKVADGEAAPAREELLHGRWLVLRRGKKNLAAVEVAAG; the protein is encoded by the coding sequence GTGACGGACATCGTCGACGAGCTGAAGTGGCGTGGGCTGTTCGCCCAGTCCACCGACGAGGACGCACTGCGCAAGGCTCTCGCGGACGGCCCGGTCACCTTCTATTGCGGTTTCGACCCGACGGCGGCGAGCCTGCACGTCGGCCACCTGGTGCAGGTGCTCACGATGCGCCGGCTCCAGCTGGCCGGTCTGAAGCCGCTCGCCCTGGTCGGCGGGGCCACCGGCCAGATCGGTGATCCGCGTCCGACGGCGGAGCGCACGCTGAACGACCCGGAGACCATCGCGGCCTGGGTGGAGCGGCTGCGCGGGCAGATCGAGCCCTTCCTCACCTTCGAGGGCCCGAACGCCGCGACCATGGTGAACAACCTGGACTGGACGGCGGGCCTGTCCGCGATCGAGTTCCTCCGGGACATCGGCAAGCACTTCCGGGTCAACAAGATGCTCACCAAGGACTCGGTCGCCCGCCGGCTGGAGTCCCAGGAGGGCATCAGCTACACGGAGTTCAGCTACCAGCTGCTCCAGGGCATGGACTTCCTGGAGCTGTACCGCCGCCACGGCTGCACCCTCCAGCAGGGCGGCAGCGACCAGTGGGGCAACCTCACGGCGGGTATCGACCTGATCCACCGCCTGGAGCCGGGCGCCGAGGTGCACGCGCTGGCGACGCCGCTGATGGTGAAGGCGGACGGCACCAAGTTCGGCAAGTCCGAGAGCGGTGCCGTCTGGCTGGACCCGGAGATGACCACGCCGTACGCGTTCTACCAGTTCTGGCTGAACGTGGACGACCGGGACATCTCGACCTACATGCGGATCCTCAGTTTCCGGAGCCGCGAGGAGCTCCAGGAGCTGGAGCAGCTCACCCTGGAGCGCCCGCAGGCCCGGTCGGCCCAGCGTGCGCTGGCCGAGGAGCTGACGACGCTGGTGCACGGCGGCGCGCAGTGCGCGGCGGTCATCGCGGCCTCCAAGGCGCTCTTCGGCCAGGGCGACCTGGGCGAACTGGACGAGGCGACGCTCGGCGCGGCGCTGTCCGAGGTGCCGCACGCGCGGGTCACCGAGCTGGGCCCGGTGGTGGACCTCCTGGTGGAGGTCGGCCTGTCGGCCAGCAAGTCGGCGGCCCGCCGCACGGTCAAGGAGGGCGGTGCCTACGTGAACAACGCGAAGGTCGCCGACGGTGAGGCGGCGCCTGCCCGCGAGGAGCTGCTGCACGGCCGCTGGCTGGTGCTGCGCCGGGGCAAGAAGAACCTGGCGGCCGTGGAGGTCGCGGCCGGCTGA
- a CDS encoding metallopeptidase TldD-related protein — MSRVSKPHEIVERALGLSTADGCVVIAEENSSANLRWAGNALTTNGVTRGRTLTVIATVDGARGTASGVVSRSAVTSEDLEDLVRAAEAAARAAGPAEDARPLVTGVPVSAGFTDAPAETGSDVFAAFALALGDSFARARSGGRELYGFASHELTSTYLGTSTGLRLRHDQPDGTLEMNAKSPDRTRSAWAGRATRDFTDVDPAALDAELAVRLGWAERRTELPAGRYETLLPPTAVADLLIYQYWSASARDAAEGRTVFSRPGGGTRLGENLSRLPLTLRSDPYEPGLEAAPFVIAHASGDDASVFDNGLPLEPTRWIGDGRLERLTTTRHSAGLTGLPVSPALDNLVLEGGGERSLEEMVAATTGRALLLTCLWYIREVDPATLLLTGLTRDGVYLVEDGEVVGEVNNFRFNESPVGLLSRATEAGRTERTLPREWGDYFTRAAMPALRVPDFHMSSVSRGV; from the coding sequence ATGAGCCGCGTCAGCAAGCCGCACGAGATCGTCGAGCGGGCGCTCGGACTGTCCACCGCAGACGGCTGTGTGGTCATCGCCGAGGAGAACTCCTCCGCCAATCTGCGCTGGGCCGGCAACGCGCTCACCACCAACGGGGTGACCCGGGGCCGCACCCTGACCGTCATCGCCACCGTGGACGGCGCCCGGGGCACCGCCTCCGGTGTGGTCTCCCGCTCGGCGGTCACGTCCGAGGACCTGGAGGACCTCGTCCGGGCCGCGGAGGCGGCGGCCCGCGCCGCCGGGCCGGCCGAGGACGCCCGGCCGCTGGTCACCGGCGTCCCGGTGTCCGCCGGTTTCACCGACGCCCCGGCCGAGACCGGATCCGACGTCTTCGCCGCCTTCGCCCTGGCCCTGGGCGACTCCTTCGCCCGTGCCCGGTCCGGCGGCCGCGAGCTGTACGGCTTCGCCAGCCACGAGCTGACCTCGACCTACCTGGGTACCTCGACGGGCCTGCGGCTCCGCCACGACCAGCCCGACGGCACGCTGGAGATGAACGCCAAGTCCCCCGACCGCACCAGGTCCGCATGGGCCGGGCGCGCCACCCGGGACTTCACCGATGTGGACCCGGCGGCCCTGGACGCGGAGCTGGCCGTGCGCCTGGGCTGGGCCGAGCGCCGCACGGAGCTGCCCGCCGGCCGGTACGAAACGCTGCTGCCGCCGACCGCGGTGGCGGACCTGCTGATCTACCAGTACTGGTCGGCCTCGGCCCGGGACGCCGCCGAGGGCCGTACGGTCTTCTCCCGGCCCGGCGGGGGGACGCGGCTCGGCGAGAACCTCTCGCGGCTGCCGCTGACCCTGCGCAGCGACCCGTACGAGCCGGGGCTGGAGGCGGCCCCGTTCGTGATCGCCCACGCCTCCGGCGACGACGCCTCCGTCTTCGACAACGGGCTGCCCCTGGAGCCGACCCGGTGGATCGGCGACGGCAGGCTGGAGCGGCTGACCACGACCCGGCACTCCGCCGGGCTGACGGGCCTGCCGGTCTCCCCCGCCCTGGACAACCTGGTCCTGGAGGGCGGCGGGGAGCGGTCGCTGGAGGAGATGGTCGCGGCGACGACCGGCCGCGCGCTGCTGCTGACCTGCCTCTGGTACATCCGGGAGGTCGATCCGGCGACGCTGCTGCTGACCGGGCTGACCCGGGACGGCGTCTATCTGGTGGAGGACGGCGAGGTCGTCGGCGAGGTGAACAACTTCCGGTTCAACGAGTCCCCCGTCGGACTGCTGTCGCGCGCCACGGAGGCGGGCCGCACCGAACGGACCCTGCCGCGTGAGTGGGGCGACTACTTCACCCGGGCCGCGATGCCCGCGCTGCGGGTCCCCGATTTCCACATGAGCTCGGTCAGCCGGGGTGTGTGA
- a CDS encoding TldD/PmbA family protein, translated as MAHEVDQSFLALPLRALADAALARARALGAAHADFRFERVRSASWRLRDARLSGSSDSTDLGYAVRVVHGGAWGFASGVDLTMDAAAKVASQAVAMARLSAKVIAAAGSDEAVELADEPVHGERTWVSAYDVDPFSVPDGEKAERLAEWSSRLLAADGVAHVDASLTAVHENKFYADTAGTVTTQQRVRVHPQLTAVAVDSSTGEFDSMRTIAPPAGRGWEYLTGTGWDWDAELERIPGLLAEKMRAPSVEAGTYDLVVDPSNLWLTIHESIGHATELDRALGYEAAYAGTSFATFDQLGKLAYGSSVMNVTGDRTAEHGLATVGYDDEGVEAQSWDLVRNGTLVGYQTDRRIAKLTGLGRSNGCAYADSPGHVPVQRMANVSLRPDPGGLSTEDLIGGVERGIYVVGDRSWSIDMQRYNFQFTGQRFFRIENGRLAGQLRDVAYQATTTDFWGSMEKVGGPQTYVLGGAFNCGKAQPGQVAAVSHGCPSALFRDVNILNTSQEGGR; from the coding sequence GTGGCCCACGAGGTAGATCAGTCCTTTCTGGCCCTGCCCTTGCGCGCCCTCGCCGACGCGGCGCTCGCCCGGGCCCGCGCGCTCGGCGCCGCGCACGCCGACTTCCGGTTCGAGCGGGTGCGCAGCGCCTCCTGGCGGCTGCGGGACGCCCGGCTCTCCGGGTCCTCGGACAGCACCGACCTCGGGTACGCGGTCCGGGTGGTGCACGGTGGCGCCTGGGGGTTCGCCTCCGGGGTGGACCTGACGATGGACGCGGCGGCGAAGGTGGCCTCGCAGGCCGTCGCCATGGCCAGGCTGTCGGCGAAGGTGATCGCGGCGGCGGGCTCCGACGAGGCGGTGGAGCTGGCGGACGAGCCGGTGCACGGCGAGCGGACCTGGGTCTCGGCGTACGACGTGGACCCCTTCTCCGTACCGGACGGGGAGAAGGCGGAGCGGCTCGCCGAGTGGAGTTCGCGGCTGCTGGCGGCCGACGGGGTGGCCCATGTGGACGCCTCGCTGACGGCCGTCCACGAGAACAAGTTCTACGCGGACACGGCCGGCACCGTCACCACGCAGCAGCGGGTGCGGGTGCACCCGCAGCTGACCGCGGTGGCCGTGGACTCCTCGACCGGTGAGTTCGACTCGATGCGCACCATCGCGCCGCCGGCCGGCCGGGGCTGGGAGTACCTCACCGGCACCGGCTGGGACTGGGACGCCGAGCTGGAGCGGATCCCCGGGCTGCTGGCCGAGAAGATGCGCGCGCCGAGCGTCGAAGCGGGCACGTACGACCTGGTCGTGGACCCGTCCAACCTGTGGCTGACCATCCACGAGTCGATCGGCCACGCCACCGAGCTGGACCGGGCCCTGGGGTACGAGGCGGCGTACGCGGGCACGTCGTTCGCCACGTTCGACCAGCTGGGCAAGCTGGCGTACGGCTCCTCCGTGATGAACGTGACGGGCGACCGCACCGCCGAGCACGGGCTCGCGACGGTCGGTTACGACGACGAGGGCGTCGAGGCCCAGTCCTGGGACCTGGTCAGGAACGGCACGCTGGTGGGCTACCAGACGGACCGGCGGATCGCGAAGCTGACGGGCCTGGGCCGGTCCAACGGGTGCGCGTACGCGGACTCCCCCGGCCATGTGCCCGTCCAGCGCATGGCGAACGTGTCCCTGCGGCCCGACCCGGGCGGGCTGTCCACGGAGGACCTGATCGGCGGGGTGGAGCGCGGGATCTACGTGGTGGGGGACCGCTCGTGGTCCATCGACATGCAGAGGTACAACTTCCAGTTCACCGGGCAGCGGTTCTTCCGCATCGAGAACGGCCGGCTGGCGGGCCAGCTGCGGGACGTGGCGTACCAGGCCACGACCACGGACTTCTGGGGTTCGATGGAGAAGGTCGGCGGTCCGCAGACCTATGTGCTCGGCGGGGCGTTCAACTGCGGCAAGGCCCAGCCGGGCCAGGTCGCGGCCGTCTCCCACGGCTGCCCGTCCGCCCTCTTCCGGGACGTCAACATCCTCAACACGTCGCAGGAGGGCGGGCGATGA
- the fabG gene encoding 3-oxoacyl-[acyl-carrier-protein] reductase — translation MSRSVLVTGGNRGIGLAIARAFADNGDKVAITYRSGEPPRELTEAGCLAVRCDITDTEQVEQAYKEIEEKHGPVEVLVANAGITKDQLLMRMSEDDFTSVVETNLTGTFRVVKRANRAMLRAKKGRVVLISSVVGLLGSAGQANYAASKAGLVGFARSLARELGSRNITFNVVAPGFVDTDMTQVLTDEQRKGIVAQVPLGRYAQPAEIAAAVRFLASDDASYITGAVIPVDGGLGMGH, via the coding sequence ATGAGCCGCTCGGTTCTCGTCACCGGAGGAAACCGGGGCATCGGCCTCGCCATCGCCCGCGCCTTCGCCGACAACGGCGACAAGGTCGCGATCACCTACCGCTCCGGCGAGCCTCCGCGGGAGCTCACCGAGGCGGGCTGCCTGGCGGTCCGGTGCGACATCACCGACACCGAGCAGGTGGAGCAGGCCTACAAGGAGATCGAGGAGAAGCACGGTCCCGTCGAGGTGCTGGTGGCCAACGCCGGTATCACCAAGGACCAGTTGCTGATGCGGATGTCCGAGGACGACTTCACGTCCGTCGTCGAGACCAACCTCACCGGCACCTTCCGCGTCGTCAAGCGCGCCAACCGCGCGATGCTGCGCGCGAAGAAGGGCCGGGTCGTCCTGATCTCCTCCGTCGTCGGCCTGCTGGGGTCGGCCGGACAGGCCAACTACGCGGCCTCCAAGGCGGGTCTGGTCGGCTTCGCCCGGTCGCTGGCCCGTGAGCTGGGCTCGCGGAACATCACGTTCAACGTCGTCGCGCCCGGGTTCGTCGACACCGACATGACCCAGGTGCTCACCGACGAGCAGCGCAAGGGCATCGTGGCGCAGGTGCCGCTCGGCCGCTACGCGCAGCCCGCCGAGATCGCCGCCGCGGTGCGCTTCCTGGCGTCCGACGACGCGTCGTACATCACTGGAGCCGTCATTCCCGTTGACGGCGGATTGGGCATGGGTCACTGA
- the fabI gene encoding enoyl-ACP reductase FabI: protein MSGILDGKRILVTGVLTEASIAFHTAKVAQEQGAEVILTAFPRPTLTERIAKKLPKPAKVIELDVTDTGHLDRLAGLVKDELGSLDGVVHSIGFAPQDALGGNFLNAPFESVATAMHVSAFSLKSLAMACKPLMTNGGSIVGLTFDAQFAWPQYDWMGPAKAALEATSRYLARDLGGDDIRCNLISAGPLGSMAAKSIPGFTDLADVWNHRSPLEWDMGDPEPAGRGIVALLSDFFPKTTGEIIHVDGGVHMMGA, encoded by the coding sequence ATGAGCGGAATTCTCGACGGCAAGCGCATCCTCGTCACGGGGGTGCTGACGGAGGCGTCCATCGCCTTCCACACCGCGAAGGTGGCCCAGGAACAGGGCGCCGAGGTCATCCTCACCGCCTTCCCCCGGCCGACGCTCACCGAGCGCATCGCCAAGAAGCTGCCCAAGCCGGCCAAGGTCATCGAGCTGGACGTCACCGACACCGGGCACCTGGACCGGCTGGCCGGTCTCGTCAAGGACGAACTCGGTTCGCTGGACGGCGTCGTGCACTCCATCGGCTTCGCTCCGCAGGACGCGCTGGGCGGCAACTTCCTGAACGCGCCGTTCGAGTCGGTCGCCACGGCGATGCACGTCTCGGCGTTCTCGCTGAAGTCCCTCGCCATGGCCTGCAAGCCGCTGATGACCAACGGCGGCTCGATCGTCGGACTCACCTTCGACGCGCAGTTCGCCTGGCCGCAGTACGACTGGATGGGCCCGGCCAAGGCCGCGCTGGAGGCCACCTCCCGCTACCTCGCCCGCGACCTGGGCGGGGACGACATCCGCTGCAACCTGATCTCGGCGGGCCCCCTCGGTTCCATGGCCGCCAAGTCCATCCCCGGCTTCACCGACCTCGCGGACGTGTGGAACCACCGCTCGCCGCTGGAGTGGGACATGGGCGACCCCGAGCCGGCCGGCCGCGGCATCGTCGCGCTGCTCTCGGACTTCTTCCCGAAGACGACGGGCGAGATCATCCACGTCGACGGCGGCGTGCACATGATGGGCGCCTGA
- a CDS encoding FadR/GntR family transcriptional regulator, whose product MALTSPRRSALADQVIAQLRNQITAGEWPVGSRIPTEPELVEQLGVARNTVREAVRALAHNGLLDIRQGSGTYVVATSELAGVMHRRFADADPRHIAELRSTLESSAARLAALRRTDRDMRQLDTLMARREETWSAGDAEAFVAADATLHLAVVAAAHNDVLTELYADLNDLLRDYLRGDVGTDLRPEVYMDHGRLVEAIRAGDAETAAAEAASHAMNCLRERA is encoded by the coding sequence ATGGCGCTGACGTCTCCACGGCGTTCGGCTCTCGCCGACCAGGTGATTGCCCAGCTGAGGAACCAGATCACCGCGGGCGAGTGGCCCGTGGGCTCGCGGATCCCGACCGAACCCGAGCTGGTCGAGCAGCTGGGGGTCGCCCGGAACACGGTGCGCGAGGCCGTGCGCGCCCTGGCGCACAACGGACTGCTGGACATCCGCCAGGGCTCCGGCACCTATGTCGTCGCCACCAGCGAGCTGGCCGGGGTGATGCACCGCAGGTTCGCGGACGCCGATCCGCGGCACATCGCCGAACTGCGCTCCACCCTGGAGTCCTCCGCGGCCCGGCTGGCGGCCCTGCGCCGCACCGACCGGGACATGCGGCAGCTGGACACGCTGATGGCCCGGCGCGAGGAGACCTGGAGCGCCGGGGACGCCGAGGCCTTCGTCGCCGCCGACGCGACCCTGCACCTGGCCGTGGTCGCCGCCGCCCACAACGACGTGCTGACCGAGCTGTACGCCGACCTGAACGACCTGCTCCGCGACTACCTGCGCGGTGACGTGGGCACGGACCTGCGCCCCGAGGTGTACATGGACCACGGCCGGCTCGTGGAGGCGATCCGGGCGGGCGACGCGGAGACGGCGGCCGCGGAGGCGGCGAGCCACGCGATGAACTGCCTGCGCGAACGCGCCTGA